In the Colwellia sp. 20A7 genome, one interval contains:
- the rpoZ gene encoding DNA-directed RNA polymerase subunit omega, which translates to MARVTVEDAVEKVGNRFDLVLVASRRARQIATGGKTPLVDIENDKPTVLALREIEAGLITTDVMDSSDRQQQIQQDTAELDAVAAIVGSQTQELG; encoded by the coding sequence ATGGCTCGCGTAACTGTTGAAGATGCCGTAGAAAAAGTCGGTAATCGTTTTGATTTGGTGTTAGTCGCATCACGTCGTGCTCGTCAAATTGCAACTGGCGGTAAAACACCTTTAGTTGATATTGAAAATGACAAACCAACGGTATTAGCTTTGCGTGAAATCGAAGCGGGTTTAATCACCACTGATGTAATGGATTCCTCAGATCGCCAACAACAGATTCAGCAAGATACTGCTGAGTTAGATGCTGTTGCTGCAATTGTGGGTAGTCAAACACAAGAATTAGGTTAA
- the spoT gene encoding bifunctional GTP diphosphokinase/guanosine-3',5'-bis pyrophosphate 3'-pyrophosphohydrolase, giving the protein MYLFEPLKELSSTYLSKVQVDLLKHAYIVAREAHDGQMRSSGDPYITHPVAVALNLAHMHLDHETLMAALLHDVIEDTPVTKDELAELFGHTVAELVEGVSKLDKLKFDNKEEMQAENFRKMVLAMVQDIRVILIKLADRTHNMRTLGSLRPDKRRRIARETLEIYAPIANRLGIHDIKNELELLGFQALYPMRSRALKSAVKSARGNRKAIIDNIQEEAGARLKESNISAQILGREKHLYSIYRKMLNKELMFNEVMDIYAFRVIVDDSIDDCYRALGAMHNLFKPIEGRFKDYIAIPKTNGYRSLHTSLIGPHGIPVEVQIRTKDMDQMADKGVAAHWLYKEGSDQSDTTAQMKARRWMQSLLELQQSAGSSFEFIENVKSDLFPEEIYVFTPEGRIIELPMGATAVDFAYAVHTDIGNSCVGVKVDRKPYPMSQPLDSGQTIEVITSAAARPNATWLNFVVTAKARLQIRTYLRSREQTESKTLGSRLLSHALGKVKLENISKDKIAEVVKQSGNKSFDELLTNIGLGNALSIGIARRLTDEFTEDSELPPVTHKAKMPIKGTEGMLVSYGKCCRPIPGDVILAYLSPGKGLMVHQQGCRNIKGHEPGALFPVKWDKDIDKEFIAKLRIEIINHQGSLAMLTTVIAKCGSNINSLNSGEKEAGLYVMDLEITCRDRIHLADIIRKIKVMVHVQRVIRNK; this is encoded by the coding sequence GTGTATCTATTTGAACCATTAAAAGAATTAAGCTCAACCTATCTATCAAAAGTACAAGTTGATTTGCTTAAACATGCCTATATCGTGGCACGAGAAGCCCATGACGGACAAATGCGCTCTAGCGGTGACCCATATATTACCCATCCTGTAGCTGTTGCGCTTAATTTAGCTCACATGCATTTAGATCATGAAACCTTAATGGCGGCATTACTTCATGATGTAATAGAAGATACGCCAGTCACTAAAGATGAATTAGCTGAGTTATTTGGCCATACGGTGGCAGAACTAGTTGAAGGTGTTAGTAAACTAGACAAATTAAAGTTTGATAACAAAGAAGAAATGCAAGCGGAAAACTTTCGCAAAATGGTACTCGCCATGGTGCAAGATATTCGTGTTATCTTAATAAAATTAGCTGATAGAACACATAATATGCGCACATTGGGCTCACTAAGACCCGATAAGCGCCGTCGTATTGCCCGAGAAACACTTGAAATATATGCCCCAATCGCCAATCGCCTTGGTATTCATGACATAAAAAATGAATTAGAGCTATTAGGATTCCAGGCGCTTTACCCGATGCGCTCAAGAGCACTTAAATCAGCAGTAAAAAGTGCCCGCGGTAATCGAAAAGCAATTATTGATAATATTCAAGAAGAAGCGGGTGCTCGATTAAAAGAAAGTAATATTTCAGCACAAATTTTAGGGCGCGAAAAACACTTATATTCTATTTATCGTAAAATGCTGAATAAAGAGTTAATGTTTAATGAAGTTATGGATATATACGCTTTTCGCGTTATTGTTGACGACAGCATTGACGATTGCTATCGCGCTTTAGGTGCCATGCATAACTTATTTAAGCCAATAGAAGGCCGATTTAAAGATTATATAGCTATCCCTAAAACAAATGGCTATCGCTCACTGCACACTTCACTTATTGGGCCACATGGTATTCCAGTAGAAGTGCAAATTCGTACCAAAGATATGGATCAAATGGCAGACAAAGGCGTAGCAGCACATTGGCTATACAAAGAAGGTAGTGATCAATCCGACACTACGGCACAAATGAAAGCTCGACGTTGGATGCAAAGTTTATTAGAACTGCAACAAAGTGCTGGTAGCTCATTTGAATTTATTGAAAACGTTAAGTCAGATCTTTTCCCTGAAGAAATTTATGTATTTACCCCAGAAGGTCGTATTATCGAACTTCCTATGGGCGCGACAGCCGTTGATTTTGCCTACGCAGTTCATACTGACATAGGTAACTCTTGTGTTGGTGTTAAAGTTGATCGCAAGCCTTACCCTATGAGCCAGCCGCTAGATTCAGGCCAAACAATTGAGGTAATTACTTCAGCTGCAGCAAGACCGAATGCAACTTGGCTAAACTTTGTTGTTACTGCAAAAGCAAGATTACAAATCAGAACTTATCTTCGTAGCCGCGAACAAACCGAATCTAAAACATTGGGTAGTCGCTTATTAAGCCATGCCTTAGGCAAAGTGAAGCTTGAGAATATCAGTAAAGATAAAATCGCAGAAGTTGTTAAGCAAAGTGGTAATAAGTCCTTTGATGAATTACTCACTAATATAGGTTTAGGTAATGCATTAAGTATTGGTATTGCCAGACGCTTAACCGATGAATTCACAGAAGACAGTGAACTTCCGCCGGTTACACACAAAGCAAAAATGCCAATAAAAGGCACCGAAGGCATGTTAGTTAGTTATGGTAAATGTTGTCGTCCAATTCCAGGCGATGTCATTCTAGCTTACCTTAGCCCAGGTAAAGGTTTAATGGTACATCAGCAAGGTTGTCGTAATATTAAAGGGCACGAGCCAGGTGCTTTATTCCCAGTGAAATGGGATAAAGATATAGACAAAGAGTTTATTGCTAAGCTAAGAATTGAAATTATTAACCACCAAGGTTCACTTGCAATGCTAACCACTGTTATTGCTAAATGTGGATCAAATATCAATAGCTTAAATTCAGGTGAAAAAGAAGCTGGGTTATATGTAATGGATCTAGAAATCACCTGTCGTGATAGAATTCATTTAGCCGATATTATTCGTAAAATAAAAGTGATGGTGCATGTACAACGCGTCATTCGAAATAAATAG
- a CDS encoding RidA family protein: MMKSIISTDQAPSAIGTYSQAVKVNNTVYLSGQIPLIPETMEVIEGGFSEQTEQVFKNLSAVCEAAGGCINDMVKVNIFMTDLSNFATVNEIMATYFQKPYPARAAIQISKLPKNVDIEIDGIMELPSLS, from the coding sequence ATAATGAAAAGCATCATCTCAACAGATCAAGCACCTAGTGCGATTGGTACATACAGCCAAGCGGTTAAAGTCAACAATACTGTTTATTTGTCAGGACAAATCCCGCTTATCCCTGAAACAATGGAAGTTATTGAAGGCGGCTTTAGCGAGCAAACTGAGCAAGTATTCAAAAACTTATCTGCAGTATGTGAAGCGGCTGGTGGTTGTATCAACGATATGGTGAAAGTAAATATTTTCATGACCGATTTAAGTAACTTTGCAACGGTTAACGAGATTATGGCAACATATTTTCAAAAACCTTACCCTGCTCGCGCAGCAATTCAAATTTCAAAATTACCTAAAAATGTTGACATTGAAATCGATGGGATTATGGAATTACCTAGCTTAAGCTAA